TTCAAGATAGCTTTTTAGGAGCCCCATAGGGCCCACCTCCGAACATTGATGTTATATGGCAGTCTATGGCGGAGAATTTTGTACTTTGTAGTATATAACTTTTTCCAAAAAATACAAAATGTGGGGGGCTATTCGAACCTTAATGAGACATCTCCATAAAGAATTTTTTCTTTTCTTCCATCTTCGAGCTCAAGAATTAATGCACCAAGCTCGTCAACATCCAAGGCTTTTCCTCGAATTTCTCCTTCCTCCCTTATCACCCTGACTTCCCTATTTAGGATGGCCTTCTCTCTCCACTTTTGCAGTATTTTCTCGTCATTTCCGCGTAGAAACTCCTCGTACCAGTACTCCAACCGCTCTACAATGGTTTTAAATATCTCCTCTGTGGGAATTTGCACCCCTAGGACATTACTTATTGATGTTGAGGTGCTTGAGAGTTCTTCCGGAATTGGGTTGTTGACGTTTAGCCCAATGCCTAATACTATGTAGTAAACCTCCCTTTCTGAAAAACTCCCCTCTGCTAAGATACCGCATACCTTCTTTCCATTCACAAGGACATCGTTGGGCCATTTTATCTTTGCCTCTATCCCAAATTGTTCTAAGGTCTCAACAACGGCTATTGCTCCAAGAAAAACTATTTTAACTATATGATTGGGAGTGGTTTTTGGTTTTAATATCACACTCATCCACAGCCCGCCCCTGGGAGATGCCCATGTTCTAAACTTCCTCCCATAGCCGCTTTTTTGAGTGTCAGCCACCACTATGGTTCCTTCTCCCTCACCAAGGGCTATTCTCTTAGCATATTCATTTGTCGAATCTATTTCCTGAAAGTATATCACCTTTTTCCCAATGTTTTTGGTGTTAAGTCCGAGCATTTATCCCACCGTAATATATTTTGACATGCGGGATTATTTAGTTAACGATAGGTTTAAATTCTCCCTTTCTTATGTATCACCAGAGGTGAGTAGTATGGAAGCATACAACAACATTGGGATTAAGAGGAGGCTTAGAAGGTTTTTTAGAAGGGATGGGAGGGCTTTGATTTTTGCAATGGATCATGGATTTGAACACGGGCCAACTGATTTTGAAGAAAACTGGGAACACATCAACCCCAGAATCATAATTCGAAAGGTCGTTAGAGCCGGGATAGATGGAGTAATGATGCTTCCGGGGATAGCAAGAATAGCGGGAGAGGAGCTTGTTGGTAAGGATGTCGGTTTGATGGTAAAGCTTACCAGCAAAACAGAGCTTAGACCAAAGGAAGAGTGGCTTATGCAGGATCAGCTCGGCTTTGTTGAAGATGCGATTAAACTTGGAGCCGATGCCATAGCGGCAACGGTTTACTGGGGAAGTCCATATGAGGGAGCAATGATGAGACAGTTTGCGGAGATAGCAAGCTACGCTCACGATTTAGGTTACCCTGTTGTGCAGTTTGCCTATCCTAGGGGGCCGTACATCAGTGAAAAATACGGCAGGAAGGAGGACTATAGAGTTGTTATGTATGGAGCAAGGGCTGCTGCAGAGATGGGGGCAGATATGATTAAAACTTACTGGAC
The Thermococcus sp. 2319x1 DNA segment above includes these coding regions:
- the fba gene encoding class I fructose-bisphosphate aldolase, whose protein sequence is MEAYNNIGIKRRLRRFFRRDGRALIFAMDHGFEHGPTDFEENWEHINPRIIIRKVVRAGIDGVMMLPGIARIAGEELVGKDVGLMVKLTSKTELRPKEEWLMQDQLGFVEDAIKLGADAIAATVYWGSPYEGAMMRQFAEIASYAHDLGYPVVQFAYPRGPYISEKYGRKEDYRVVMYGARAAAEMGADMIKTYWTGSRETFAKVVDAASGVPVLLSGGAKTDNPLDFLKLVWEVIEAGGSGAVVGRNIFQRENPEPMIRALLRVIHRNEDPEEAAKAEGLI
- a CDS encoding biotin--[acetyl-CoA-carboxylase] ligase: MLGLNTKNIGKKVIYFQEIDSTNEYAKRIALGEGEGTIVVADTQKSGYGRKFRTWASPRGGLWMSVILKPKTTPNHIVKIVFLGAIAVVETLEQFGIEAKIKWPNDVLVNGKKVCGILAEGSFSEREVYYIVLGIGLNVNNPIPEELSSTSTSISNVLGVQIPTEEIFKTIVERLEYWYEEFLRGNDEKILQKWREKAILNREVRVIREEGEIRGKALDVDELGALILELEDGRKEKILYGDVSLRFE